From one Pyramidobacter piscolens W5455 genomic stretch:
- the rplU gene encoding 50S ribosomal protein L21: protein MYAIIETGGKQYRVAPGEKITVEKLGLEAGSAVTFDKVLLVGKDGGVSVGAPFVSGATVTGTVEEEGKARKVIVFKYKNKTNQRRFRGHRQPFTVVTIDSVNAE from the coding sequence ATGTACGCAATCATCGAAACAGGCGGCAAGCAGTACAGAGTGGCACCCGGCGAAAAAATTACGGTCGAGAAGCTTGGACTTGAAGCCGGCTCTGCCGTCACCTTCGACAAGGTGCTTCTGGTCGGCAAGGACGGCGGCGTGTCCGTCGGCGCTCCTTTCGTGTCCGGCGCGACCGTGACGGGCACCGTGGAAGAAGAGGGCAAGGCCAGAAAAGTCATCGTCTTCAAGTACAAGAACAAGACCAACCAGCGCCGCTTCCGCGGCCATCGCCAGCCGTTCACGGTTGTGACGATCGACAGCGTCAACGCTGAGTGA
- the rsfS gene encoding ribosome silencing factor, protein MNENIYKVQEEIVNALLDKKALDVLTMEVGAVTPLADGFIVASGNSDVHMSALVNAVTDCLDRLRADYRVEGAMSSQWTLIDAGDLVIHIFSVKAREFYKVERLWGDVPIQRYESRD, encoded by the coding sequence ATGAACGAGAATATTTACAAGGTTCAAGAGGAGATCGTCAACGCGCTCCTCGACAAAAAGGCGCTGGACGTCCTCACCATGGAAGTCGGCGCGGTCACGCCGCTGGCCGACGGTTTCATCGTCGCCTCGGGCAATTCGGACGTTCACATGAGCGCGCTCGTCAACGCCGTCACCGATTGCCTCGACAGGCTGCGCGCGGATTATCGCGTCGAAGGCGCGATGAGCTCCCAGTGGACGCTGATCGACGCCGGCGACCTCGTGATCCACATTTTCAGCGTCAAAGCACGCGAGTTCTACAAAGTGGAGCGCCTGTGGGGCGACGTCCCCATTCAGCGTTACGAGAGCCGCGATTAG
- the obgE gene encoding GTPase ObgE: MFPLKFVDLVRIHVKAGHGGDGCVSFRREKFIPKGGPDGGNGGNGGSVVVEAAQNLLTLADYQYTRRFAAERGLSGSGALCYGANGKDLTIYVPCGTAVYDAGTDAPLADLVEPGDRCVVARGGRGGKGNAHFASSQRRAPRFSEKGEAGEERDVKFELKMIADVALVGLPNAGKSSLLKAISNANPKIAGYPFTTLTPNLGVLAVDDQKIILADVPGLIEGAHENKGLGLYFLRHIERTRVNVHVLDLSEGNFDTILNQWNVVLDEFRHYGAGLAERPGVIALNKVDLLADDGVVRQLREFFAAKGLQTIVTSAVRGDGIEDLIDEIVKAVRANPRPKGSYRLYDAPLDVDSIPSGKPRIVKEDEGVYRVVHPRIEKAVARYDFSQEEAPLRLQRLLRQFKVEDLLEEAGAATGDTVNIGEASFTFEPERAL, encoded by the coding sequence GTGTTTCCCCTGAAATTTGTCGATCTCGTGCGGATCCACGTCAAAGCCGGCCATGGCGGCGACGGCTGCGTCAGTTTCCGACGCGAAAAGTTCATTCCCAAAGGCGGACCCGACGGCGGCAACGGCGGCAACGGCGGCAGCGTCGTCGTCGAGGCCGCTCAGAATCTGCTGACGCTCGCCGATTATCAGTACACTCGCCGTTTCGCCGCCGAACGCGGCCTGTCCGGCAGCGGCGCCCTGTGCTACGGCGCCAACGGCAAGGACCTGACGATCTACGTCCCCTGCGGCACGGCCGTTTACGACGCCGGCACCGACGCGCCGCTGGCCGACCTCGTCGAACCGGGCGACCGCTGCGTCGTCGCCAGGGGAGGGCGCGGCGGCAAGGGCAACGCCCATTTCGCCAGTTCGCAGCGGCGCGCCCCGCGCTTTTCGGAAAAAGGCGAAGCGGGCGAGGAGCGGGACGTCAAATTCGAGCTGAAGATGATCGCCGACGTGGCCCTGGTCGGCCTTCCCAACGCCGGCAAGAGCAGCCTGCTCAAAGCCATCTCCAACGCCAACCCGAAGATCGCCGGCTATCCTTTTACGACGCTGACGCCCAATCTCGGCGTCCTCGCCGTCGACGATCAAAAAATCATCCTCGCCGACGTCCCCGGCCTGATCGAGGGCGCGCACGAAAACAAGGGATTGGGACTGTACTTCCTGCGCCATATCGAGCGGACGCGGGTCAACGTCCACGTGCTCGACCTTTCGGAAGGAAATTTCGATACCATACTAAATCAATGGAACGTCGTGCTCGACGAGTTCCGGCACTACGGTGCCGGACTGGCCGAGCGTCCCGGCGTCATCGCTCTCAACAAGGTCGATCTGCTCGCCGACGACGGCGTCGTGCGGCAGCTGCGGGAATTTTTCGCGGCCAAGGGGCTTCAGACGATCGTCACCAGCGCGGTTCGCGGCGACGGCATCGAGGATCTTATCGACGAGATCGTGAAAGCCGTCCGCGCCAATCCGCGCCCCAAAGGCTCGTATCGCCTCTACGACGCGCCGCTCGACGTCGATTCGATTCCCTCCGGCAAGCCCCGCATCGTCAAAGAGGACGAGGGCGTTTACCGCGTCGTCCATCCCCGCATCGAAAAAGCCGTGGCCCGCTACGACTTCAGCCAGGAAGAAGCGCCGCTGCGCCTGCAGCGTTTGCTGCGGCAGTTCAAGGTGGAAGACCTGCTCGAAGAAGCCGGCGCCGCGACCGGCGACACGGTCAACATCGGCGAGGCGTCGTTCACCTTCGAGCCGGAAAGGGCCTTGTGA
- a CDS encoding Mur ligase family protein: MPAAIRVAVTGSRGKSGVVRLIHAALRGCGRRAYGRITGVVPRELGPDSERPILRPGGANISEMKWWLRSLPADAEAVVLENSAVSPELQGLCALWLKPTVTVLTNIRPDHEAFWGPGELSVLRALSHALPRGGVVAVPAELAENPAMRLLAEEKNLAVLPAQKIPGLPPHLSANMGLALAVCRFCGLDEGRCLESMKSLPPDLADFCVLGVGRGQLAFAFSANDVVTTEDLFRSTGWRREETGVLFNHRSDRLDRFRCFEGWMREHPWREVLIIGDRPPRARRCCDFWPCGDIGALARRLDGARWLGCGNTVYGLPLALKLTCEEGGLRL, encoded by the coding sequence ATGCCCGCTGCCATTCGCGTCGCCGTCACGGGCAGCCGCGGCAAAAGCGGCGTCGTCCGGCTGATCCACGCGGCGCTGCGCGGCTGCGGCCGACGCGCTTACGGCCGTATCACCGGCGTCGTGCCGCGCGAACTGGGCCCCGATTCGGAGCGCCCGATCCTGCGCCCCGGCGGCGCCAATATCTCCGAGATGAAATGGTGGCTGCGCTCGCTTCCCGCCGACGCCGAAGCCGTCGTCCTCGAAAACAGCGCCGTCTCGCCGGAGCTGCAGGGCCTGTGCGCGCTGTGGCTGAAACCCACCGTCACCGTGCTCACCAACATCCGCCCCGACCACGAAGCCTTTTGGGGGCCGGGCGAACTCAGCGTGCTGCGGGCCCTGTCGCACGCCCTGCCGCGCGGCGGCGTCGTCGCGGTCCCGGCGGAACTGGCGGAAAATCCCGCCATGCGGCTTCTCGCGGAAGAAAAAAATCTCGCCGTCCTGCCGGCGCAAAAAATCCCCGGCCTGCCGCCGCATCTCAGCGCCAATATGGGATTGGCGCTGGCGGTGTGCCGCTTCTGCGGCCTCGACGAAGGACGCTGTCTCGAGTCCATGAAGAGCCTGCCGCCCGATCTCGCGGATTTCTGCGTGCTCGGCGTCGGCCGCGGGCAGCTGGCTTTCGCGTTCTCGGCCAACGACGTCGTCACGACGGAAGATCTGTTCCGCTCCACGGGCTGGCGGCGGGAAGAGACGGGCGTCCTCTTCAACCACCGTTCCGACCGCCTCGACCGCTTCCGCTGTTTCGAGGGCTGGATGCGCGAACATCCGTGGCGCGAAGTGCTGATCATCGGCGACCGGCCGCCGCGCGCGCGGCGGTGCTGCGATTTCTGGCCCTGCGGCGACATCGGCGCGCTGGCCCGCCGCCTCGACGGCGCGCGCTGGCTGGGCTGCGGCAACACGGTCTACGGTCTGCCGCTGGCGCTCAAACTGACCTGCGAAGAAGGAGGGCTCCGCC
- a CDS encoding LCP family protein, with translation MRRGSIILTVLVALAAFAVGATYRLYSLVTADVGEIKKTINFDERHGTVNVLVLGVDEVEAVHRSDTIILARVDIDRKTASIMSIPRDTRVSIKGRKQPQKLNHAYAFGGIELLRDTVINLTGVPVNYYLVLNYASFPKIVDAIGGVDIDVPRRMQYTDRAQNLHIDFAPGKRHMNGADGLKYVRFRHDSLGDIGRMKRQQEFAKAFLDKVKSPAILPRVPELIELVLSEIKTDIPVKTALQLAGQLKDMKLGNVRFFTMPGSTAYIDGLSYFVADLQRASQEMDPNSVLSADKDAADRADAKDKHESPAPGTDAPPAGPIEPGDLSGIVSRFKAPIAVLNGTGKPGLGKQFTTLFEKAGIEVAFTGNAKHADFRYCLVQYPEKGDPEPARELARLCGISESLVRKANVAYPAALILGKNNEKDVMERLEALLAKRQ, from the coding sequence ATGAGACGCGGAAGCATAATCCTCACCGTCCTCGTCGCGCTTGCCGCGTTTGCGGTCGGCGCCACTTACCGTTTGTATTCGCTCGTCACGGCGGACGTGGGGGAGATCAAAAAGACCATCAATTTCGACGAACGACACGGCACGGTGAACGTCCTGGTTCTCGGCGTCGACGAGGTCGAAGCCGTCCACCGCTCCGACACGATCATCCTGGCCAGGGTCGATATCGACCGCAAAACGGCCTCGATCATGTCGATCCCGCGCGATACGAGGGTTTCCATCAAGGGGCGCAAACAGCCGCAAAAGCTCAATCATGCCTACGCTTTCGGCGGGATCGAGCTGCTGCGCGACACGGTGATCAACCTGACGGGCGTTCCCGTCAACTATTATCTGGTCCTGAACTACGCCTCCTTCCCCAAGATTGTCGACGCGATCGGCGGCGTGGACATCGACGTGCCGCGGCGGATGCAGTACACCGACCGCGCCCAGAACCTCCACATCGATTTCGCGCCGGGCAAGCGCCACATGAACGGCGCCGACGGGCTCAAATACGTGCGTTTCCGGCACGACAGCCTCGGGGACATCGGCCGCATGAAGCGCCAGCAGGAATTCGCTAAAGCCTTTCTCGACAAGGTGAAATCCCCGGCGATCCTGCCGCGGGTCCCCGAGCTGATCGAGCTCGTCCTTTCGGAAATAAAGACCGACATTCCCGTCAAGACGGCGCTGCAGCTCGCCGGACAGCTGAAAGACATGAAGCTGGGCAACGTGCGTTTCTTTACGATGCCGGGCTCGACCGCCTACATCGACGGTTTGAGCTACTTCGTGGCGGACCTGCAGCGGGCCTCGCAGGAAATGGATCCCAACTCCGTTCTGAGCGCCGACAAGGACGCCGCGGACCGCGCGGATGCGAAAGACAAGCACGAATCGCCGGCGCCCGGGACGGACGCTCCCCCCGCCGGCCCCATCGAGCCCGGGGACTTGAGCGGGATCGTTTCCCGTTTCAAAGCGCCGATCGCCGTCCTGAACGGCACGGGCAAGCCGGGACTGGGGAAACAGTTTACGACCCTGTTCGAAAAAGCCGGCATCGAAGTCGCCTTTACCGGCAACGCCAAACATGCGGATTTCCGTTATTGCCTGGTCCAGTACCCGGAAAAAGGCGATCCCGAACCGGCCAGAGAACTGGCCAGACTGTGCGGCATCTCCGAAAGTCTCGTCCGCAAGGCGAACGTCGCCTATCCCGCGGCGCTGATCCTCGGCAAGAACAACGAAAAAGACGTGATGGAGCGCCTCGAAGCCCTGCTGGCGAAGCGGCAGTGA
- the nadD gene encoding nicotinate-nucleotide adenylyltransferase codes for MPAEEASVLRIGIMGGTFDPIHFGHLLAAQEALVRLSLQQVIFVPTGNSYQKSYRSVTPAEERYMMTFLATLDNPKFSVSRLEIDREDPSHTVDTLREMRYWYADQAVEFFFITGIDALMSMDTWTEYEKIPELCTIVAANRPGYDYEHYRLDNLPEKVRSRVLRLEIPLLSISSTEIRHRVAAGENLRYLLPHPVEQYIYKRGLYKDEDPRRDVVLKK; via the coding sequence ATGCCGGCTGAGGAGGCGTCGGTGCTGCGTATCGGCATCATGGGGGGAACCTTCGACCCCATCCATTTCGGCCATTTGCTGGCGGCGCAGGAAGCGCTCGTGAGACTTTCCCTGCAGCAGGTCATTTTCGTCCCCACCGGGAATTCCTATCAAAAATCCTACCGTTCCGTCACTCCCGCCGAAGAGCGCTATATGATGACGTTTTTGGCCACGCTCGACAATCCCAAGTTCTCCGTCTCGCGCCTCGAGATCGACCGCGAGGATCCCAGCCATACCGTGGACACGCTGCGCGAGATGCGCTACTGGTACGCGGACCAGGCGGTCGAGTTCTTCTTCATCACCGGCATCGACGCGCTGATGAGCATGGACACCTGGACGGAATACGAGAAGATCCCCGAGCTCTGCACGATCGTGGCCGCGAACCGCCCCGGCTACGACTACGAGCATTACAGGCTCGACAACCTCCCGGAAAAGGTGCGCTCGCGCGTCCTGCGCCTCGAGATCCCGCTGCTGTCCATCTCCAGCACGGAGATCCGCCACCGCGTCGCCGCCGGAGAAAACCTCCGGTACCTGCTGCCGCATCCGGTCGAGCAGTATATTTACAAGCGCGGCCTCTACAAAGACGAAGATCCTCGAAGGGATGTGGTCCTGAAAAAATGA
- a CDS encoding ribosomal-processing cysteine protease Prp — protein MTVIEVYRRGGAPTGLRVYGHSGCAESGADVVCAAVSVLVQTLHIGLVDVLGQNPKREIDEENASIELHWDDADAEGTRVLSETIARALYETAQSYGSYVKYVEVSL, from the coding sequence GTGACGGTTATCGAGGTCTATCGCCGCGGCGGCGCCCCGACCGGCTTGCGCGTTTACGGCCACAGCGGCTGCGCGGAGTCGGGGGCCGACGTGGTATGTGCCGCCGTCAGCGTCCTTGTGCAAACGTTGCATATCGGGCTGGTGGACGTTCTCGGGCAGAACCCGAAACGCGAAATCGACGAAGAAAACGCTTCGATCGAGCTGCATTGGGACGACGCGGACGCCGAGGGCACGCGCGTGCTCTCGGAAACGATCGCCCGCGCCCTCTATGAAACGGCACAGTCGTACGGAAGCTACGTCAAATATGTGGAGGTGTCTTTGTAA
- the rpmA gene encoding 50S ribosomal protein L27, producing the protein MLFEKMDLQFFAHKKGQGNSTNGRDSNPQYRGVKKSGGCVVKAGNILVRQCGTKFHPGANVGCGRDYTLFALKDGVVKFTTKGTRKVVGVE; encoded by the coding sequence ATGCTTTTTGAAAAAATGGACCTGCAGTTTTTCGCTCATAAAAAAGGCCAGGGGAACAGCACCAACGGCCGCGATTCCAATCCCCAGTACCGGGGCGTGAAAAAGTCGGGGGGATGCGTCGTCAAGGCCGGCAACATCCTGGTCAGACAGTGCGGGACGAAGTTCCATCCCGGCGCGAACGTCGGATGCGGCAGAGATTACACGCTTTTTGCCCTGAAGGACGGCGTCGTCAAGTTTACTACAAAGGGTACTCGAAAAGTCGTTGGAGTCGAGTAA